One Oharaeibacter diazotrophicus DNA window includes the following coding sequences:
- a CDS encoding cupin domain-containing protein, with translation MADDSRFIPFDLTAVKPEDGAPAEDRVVKGAPRTRVWLVEETDDGKLFAGVWEATPGTWRVAYDEWEFCTILDGISILHEDGAETPRVLRAGDSFVIRPGFTGLWEVVETTRKNYVVRLP, from the coding sequence ATGGCGGACGACAGCAGGTTCATTCCCTTCGACCTGACGGCGGTGAAACCCGAGGACGGAGCGCCGGCCGAGGACCGGGTGGTCAAGGGGGCGCCGCGAACGAGGGTATGGTTGGTCGAGGAGACGGACGACGGCAAGCTGTTCGCAGGTGTTTGGGAAGCGACGCCCGGGACGTGGCGCGTCGCCTACGACGAATGGGAGTTCTGCACGATCCTCGACGGGATCTCGATCCTGCACGAGGACGGCGCCGAGACACCGCGCGTACTGCGGGCCGGCGACAGCTTCGTGATCAGGCCGGGGTTCACCGGGCTGTGGGAAGTGGTCGAGACCACCAGGAAGAACTACGTCGTCCGGCTGCCGTGA
- a CDS encoding YifB family Mg chelatase-like AAA ATPase, with protein MVTHVRTVCFQGIEATAVDVQVHIAPGRFAFNIVGLADKAVSESKERVRAALAASGLALPSRRITVNLAPADLPKEGSHYDLPIALGLMAAMGALPADALEEFVVLGELALDGTVSPVAGVLPAAIAANGADLGLMCPRACGSEAAWADEEMPVLAPASLIAVVNHFKGVQVMSRPSPRVAEGLSPLPDLSEVRGQEMAKRAFEIAAAGGHNLLMVGPPGSGKSMLASRLPSVLPPLSARELLEISMIASVAGALPEGRLSDRRPFRAPHHSASMAALVGGGPRARPGEISLAHHGVLFLDELPEFNPAVLDSLRQPLETGDIMIARAAAKVTYPARFQLVAAMNPCRCGMAGMPGHTCRRGERCAAEYRERLSGPLLDRFDITIEVPAVNAADLMAPRRQGEASAAVAARVAAARRRQMERHAALGRPDLTVNAALPPGLLEVVAPLDAAGKRLLREAADALGLSARGYHRVMKVARTLADLEGDESVGRMHVGEAIAMRGTLEPRRRAA; from the coding sequence ATGGTGACCCACGTCCGGACGGTCTGCTTCCAGGGTATCGAGGCCACCGCCGTGGACGTGCAGGTGCACATCGCGCCGGGACGTTTCGCCTTCAACATCGTCGGTCTCGCCGACAAGGCCGTCAGCGAGAGCAAGGAGCGTGTACGCGCGGCGCTTGCCGCATCCGGGCTGGCGCTGCCGTCGCGGCGGATCACCGTCAACTTGGCGCCGGCGGACCTGCCGAAGGAAGGCAGTCACTACGACCTGCCGATCGCGCTCGGCCTGATGGCGGCGATGGGTGCCTTGCCGGCCGACGCGCTCGAGGAGTTCGTGGTGCTCGGAGAACTCGCGCTCGACGGCACGGTGTCCCCCGTTGCGGGCGTTCTCCCGGCCGCGATCGCGGCGAACGGTGCCGACCTCGGGCTGATGTGTCCCCGCGCCTGCGGATCGGAGGCGGCCTGGGCCGACGAGGAGATGCCGGTGCTCGCGCCGGCGAGCCTGATCGCCGTCGTCAATCATTTCAAGGGCGTCCAGGTGATGAGCCGGCCGTCGCCGCGGGTGGCCGAGGGGCTCTCGCCGCTGCCGGATCTTTCCGAGGTCCGCGGCCAGGAGATGGCGAAGCGGGCGTTCGAGATCGCCGCGGCGGGCGGGCACAACCTCCTGATGGTCGGGCCGCCCGGGTCCGGCAAGTCGATGCTGGCGTCGCGACTGCCGTCGGTCCTGCCGCCGCTGTCCGCGCGCGAACTCCTCGAGATATCGATGATCGCCTCGGTCGCGGGCGCGTTGCCCGAGGGCCGCCTCTCCGATCGCCGCCCTTTCCGCGCCCCGCATCATTCGGCGTCGATGGCGGCACTGGTCGGCGGCGGACCGCGGGCTAGACCGGGGGAGATCTCGCTCGCCCATCACGGCGTGCTCTTCCTCGACGAGCTGCCCGAGTTCAATCCCGCTGTGCTTGACAGCCTGCGACAGCCGCTGGAGACCGGCGACATCATGATCGCGCGCGCCGCCGCCAAGGTGACCTATCCCGCGCGGTTCCAACTCGTTGCCGCGATGAACCCTTGCCGTTGCGGCATGGCCGGGATGCCCGGGCACACCTGTCGGCGTGGCGAGCGCTGTGCCGCCGAGTATCGCGAGCGACTGTCGGGGCCTCTGCTCGACCGCTTCGACATCACCATCGAGGTACCCGCCGTCAACGCGGCGGATCTGATGGCGCCACGGCGCCAGGGCGAGGCATCGGCCGCGGTGGCCGCCAGGGTGGCGGCCGCACGGCGGCGGCAGATGGAGCGTCACGCCGCTCTCGGCCGACCGGACCTGACGGTCAACGCGGCGCTGCCGCCGGGCCTGCTCGAGGTCGTGGCGCCACTCGACGCGGCCGGCAAGCGGCTGCTGCGCGAGGCGGCGGATGCGCTCGGACTGTCCGCCCGTGGCTATCACCGGGTCATGAAGGTCGCACGCACGCTCGCCGATCTGGAGGGCGACGAGTCCGTCGGACGGATGCACGTCGGCGAGGCGATCGCGATGCGCGGCACGCTCGAACCGCGGCGGCGCGCGGCATGA
- a CDS encoding ATP-binding protein, whose protein sequence is MTTKGAERRAMAGAPLLDRLHLPFGARTAMAAVGAVAAMALLALALLAARRGATAEAMVVASVFALVLSATAFVLGRGTSRGVAMGASTEAASVEAGAASLDESADLVVRFDRHGRIVEASHAVGSLFGGDAAALVGVVRGVFAAALVDGELAAVAEARTRIGRPPLVHWQAIRAQLVGRRPEAGDGDARTGGVELAGDVRIVTAAGMRWYAFMERPDGRGDGRVLVGRDVTDRKAIEAALSEARDQAEAASAAKSRFLAMVSHEIRTPLNGILGMTGLLMQTPLTQEQRTYARAVETSGEALLILIEDLLDFSKIEADRLDLQVRPVALDEIVEELVELLAPRAAAKGIELAAYVDPRLPRSVVADPIRLKQVLFNLTGNGIKFTAEGGVAVEVGPVSGDAPDVPGHAVRFMVRDTGIGIAPEDRERIFREFEQADPGPTRSYGGTGLGLAIARRLVRLMGGDVSVEGAPGAGTCFSFVIPLPASEAADISGGSSGEPAYVPPEASGDVPLVGARAAQAALFARIGHARGRRPVVPDAWAGDAVLAGRRILVVSNALIEGPLLVRRLYDAGAEATLVAPRDLEAALVDAARHHAVVVDAAAGDAFALLDRVRAVSQLPAGVLIDPRQRPLLPDLSAAGYGAYLVKPVRARSLVLIVRTLLGEVGFDAAEAAVREPTPRRSAAARRTVLLCDDNEINALLGRGLLEKLGHAVTVTTDGRRAVALVEASLAGEVAPFDLVLMDLHMPEMDGREAARRIRAVYERAGMASARIVAVTADLHAEPDASDAASLFDGWLSKPIDPAALREAAAEL, encoded by the coding sequence ATGACGACGAAGGGAGCCGAACGGCGGGCAATGGCGGGAGCGCCGCTGCTCGATCGCCTGCACCTGCCCTTCGGTGCGCGGACCGCGATGGCGGCCGTCGGTGCGGTGGCCGCGATGGCGCTGCTGGCGCTCGCTCTCCTCGCCGCCCGTCGCGGGGCGACCGCGGAGGCCATGGTCGTCGCGTCCGTCTTCGCGCTCGTCCTGTCGGCGACGGCGTTCGTGCTCGGGCGCGGCACGTCACGCGGCGTGGCGATGGGGGCGTCCACGGAGGCGGCCTCCGTCGAGGCCGGCGCGGCGTCCCTGGACGAGAGCGCCGACCTCGTCGTTCGCTTCGATCGCCACGGCCGCATTGTCGAGGCCAGCCACGCGGTCGGCTCGCTGTTCGGTGGCGATGCGGCCGCCCTCGTTGGCGTCGTGCGCGGCGTCTTCGCCGCCGCACTGGTCGACGGTGAACTCGCCGCCGTGGCCGAGGCGCGGACGCGGATCGGCCGGCCGCCCCTGGTGCACTGGCAGGCGATCCGTGCGCAACTCGTCGGGCGCCGGCCCGAAGCAGGCGACGGCGATGCCCGGACCGGCGGGGTCGAACTCGCCGGCGACGTCCGGATCGTCACCGCGGCGGGAATGCGCTGGTACGCTTTCATGGAGCGGCCGGACGGGCGCGGCGACGGTCGTGTGCTGGTCGGGCGCGACGTGACCGACCGCAAGGCGATCGAGGCCGCGTTGTCGGAAGCCCGTGATCAGGCCGAGGCCGCGAGCGCGGCGAAGTCGCGCTTCCTGGCGATGGTGAGCCACGAGATTCGAACGCCCTTGAACGGCATCCTGGGCATGACCGGGCTCTTGATGCAGACGCCGCTGACACAGGAGCAGCGGACCTACGCCCGCGCCGTCGAGACCAGCGGCGAGGCGCTCCTGATCCTGATAGAGGACCTCCTCGACTTCTCGAAGATCGAAGCCGATCGGCTCGATCTGCAGGTTCGTCCGGTGGCACTCGACGAGATCGTGGAAGAGCTGGTCGAACTCCTGGCACCGCGCGCCGCGGCCAAGGGCATCGAACTCGCAGCCTACGTCGATCCGCGCCTGCCGCGCAGCGTCGTCGCCGATCCGATCCGGCTGAAGCAGGTGCTCTTCAACCTGACGGGCAACGGGATCAAGTTCACGGCGGAAGGCGGCGTCGCCGTCGAGGTCGGGCCGGTGTCCGGAGACGCGCCCGATGTTCCCGGCCATGCCGTTCGGTTCATGGTCCGCGACACCGGCATCGGGATCGCGCCGGAGGACCGCGAGCGCATCTTCCGTGAGTTCGAACAGGCCGATCCCGGACCGACGAGAAGCTATGGCGGGACCGGGCTCGGGCTCGCCATCGCTCGCCGGCTCGTTCGCCTCATGGGAGGAGACGTCTCCGTGGAAGGCGCGCCAGGTGCCGGGACCTGTTTCAGTTTCGTAATTCCGTTGCCGGCCTCCGAAGCTGCCGACATCTCGGGCGGTTCGTCCGGCGAGCCCGCCTACGTTCCGCCCGAAGCCTCCGGCGACGTACCGCTCGTCGGCGCCCGCGCGGCGCAGGCCGCCCTGTTCGCACGAATCGGCCATGCCCGGGGCCGAAGGCCGGTCGTGCCGGACGCCTGGGCCGGCGACGCCGTTCTCGCCGGTCGGCGCATTCTGGTCGTGTCGAACGCGCTGATCGAGGGGCCACTGCTCGTCCGTCGGCTATACGACGCCGGCGCCGAGGCGACCCTGGTCGCGCCGCGCGATCTCGAGGCCGCACTGGTGGATGCTGCCCGCCACCACGCGGTCGTGGTGGACGCCGCGGCTGGCGACGCCTTCGCGTTGCTCGATCGCGTCAGGGCCGTGTCGCAACTTCCGGCAGGGGTGTTGATCGATCCTCGTCAGCGTCCCCTGCTGCCGGACCTCTCCGCCGCGGGATACGGAGCCTATTTGGTCAAGCCGGTCAGGGCGCGCTCTCTGGTGCTCATCGTGCGAACACTGCTCGGCGAGGTGGGCTTCGACGCCGCGGAAGCGGCGGTCCGGGAGCCGACGCCGCGCCGGTCGGCCGCGGCCCGGCGGACCGTGCTGCTCTGCGACGACAACGAGATCAATGCACTGCTCGGCAGGGGGCTGCTCGAGAAGCTCGGCCATGCCGTCACGGTGACGACGGACGGACGACGCGCGGTCGCGCTGGTCGAAGCATCGCTCGCCGGCGAGGTGGCGCCGTTCGATCTCGTCCTGATGGACCTCCACATGCCGGAAATGGACGGCCGTGAAGCGGCTCGGCGCATCCGGGCCGTCTACGAGAGGGCGGGAATGGCGTCCGCTCGGATCGTCGCGGTCACGGCGGATCTGCACGCCGAGCCGGATGCTTCGGATGCAGCCTCCCTGTTCGACGGTTGGCTGTCGAAGCCGATCGATCCTGCGGCGCTGCGCGAGGCCGCGGCCGAGCTTTGA
- a CDS encoding YraN family protein — MTAWWLRLSGYRIVARRLRSAAGEIDLVARRRNVVAFVEVKARTDACDGPEDPLTPTAERRIRAAADLFLARHPDLASRTVRFDLALYGRRSFRYVADAF; from the coding sequence GTGACGGCGTGGTGGCTGCGGCTCTCGGGCTACCGGATCGTCGCTCGACGACTACGTTCCGCCGCCGGCGAGATCGACCTCGTCGCGCGCCGCCGCAACGTGGTGGCGTTCGTCGAGGTCAAGGCACGCACCGACGCCTGCGACGGACCGGAGGATCCGCTGACGCCGACGGCCGAGCGGCGGATCCGTGCGGCGGCCGACCTGTTCCTGGCGCGCCATCCGGATCTCGCGTCACGGACGGTACGCTTCGATCTGGCGCTGTATGGACGGAGGTCGTTCCGCTATGTCGCCGACGCCTTCTGA
- a CDS encoding PLP-dependent aminotransferase family protein, whose translation MDLGVGPRTAEAMAAIRARISGGGLGPGDRLPSIRRLAATLGLSPSTVVEAYDRLAAEGVIRARPGSGFYVVPGVRPPLAFAPAVGRPPAVDPFWVSRLALDADPAMAKPGCGWLPADWMPTEALRRAIRTVARSDAALLTDYGGTRGSPALRRLLANRLADEGVPVGPDRILLTASGTQAIDLVCRMLLRPGDTVILDDPCYFNFQALLGVHGVRTVGVPFGETGPDVAAFEATVAAERPRLYLTNAALHNPTGATMAPQTAHRVLAAAAAHDVVVVEDDIFADFEPDRSVRLAALDGLDRVVRVGSFSKTLSASVRCGYVAARADWIEALVDLQVATGFGGPSPVAAEVVARLLAEGGYRRHVEGLRRRLDGARRDAARQLGDLGMEPWTMPRGGFYLWCRLPDGRDGATVARAALGEGVVLAPGDVFAVSGSAAAFMRFNVAWARDARALDVLRRALDGPAEEGAAPDG comes from the coding sequence ATGGATCTCGGGGTGGGGCCGCGTACGGCGGAGGCGATGGCGGCCATCCGGGCGCGCATCTCCGGTGGCGGGCTCGGGCCGGGCGACCGGCTGCCGTCGATCCGTCGGCTCGCCGCGACGCTCGGCCTGTCGCCGTCGACGGTGGTGGAGGCCTACGATCGTCTCGCCGCCGAGGGTGTCATTCGCGCGCGGCCCGGTTCCGGCTTCTACGTCGTTCCCGGCGTGCGCCCACCGCTCGCGTTCGCACCGGCGGTCGGGCGACCGCCGGCGGTCGATCCGTTCTGGGTCTCCCGGCTCGCCCTCGACGCCGATCCCGCCATGGCCAAGCCCGGCTGCGGCTGGCTGCCCGCCGACTGGATGCCGACGGAAGCGCTGCGCCGCGCCATCCGCACCGTGGCGCGATCCGACGCGGCGCTCCTGACCGACTACGGCGGCACGCGCGGCTCCCCGGCGCTGCGCCGGCTGCTCGCCAACCGGCTCGCCGACGAGGGTGTTCCGGTCGGCCCCGACCGCATCCTCCTGACCGCGTCGGGGACGCAGGCGATCGACCTCGTCTGCCGAATGCTGCTCCGGCCCGGCGATACGGTGATCCTCGACGATCCCTGCTACTTCAACTTCCAGGCCCTGCTCGGCGTCCACGGGGTCCGCACGGTCGGCGTGCCCTTCGGCGAGACGGGCCCCGACGTCGCCGCCTTCGAGGCGACGGTCGCCGCCGAACGACCGCGTCTCTACTTGACCAATGCCGCCCTCCACAACCCGACCGGTGCGACGATGGCGCCGCAGACCGCGCACCGGGTTCTCGCAGCCGCCGCCGCCCACGACGTCGTGGTCGTCGAGGACGACATCTTCGCCGACTTCGAGCCGGATCGCTCGGTGCGTCTCGCCGCCCTCGACGGCCTCGATCGGGTCGTGCGCGTCGGCAGTTTCTCCAAGACCCTGTCGGCGTCGGTGCGCTGCGGCTACGTTGCCGCGCGGGCCGACTGGATCGAGGCACTGGTCGACCTCCAGGTCGCCACCGGCTTCGGCGGGCCGAGCCCGGTCGCAGCGGAGGTGGTGGCCCGCCTGCTCGCCGAAGGCGGCTATCGCCGGCACGTGGAAGGGCTGCGTCGACGGCTCGACGGTGCCCGCCGTGACGCGGCGCGGCAACTCGGAGATCTCGGCATGGAGCCATGGACGATGCCGCGCGGCGGCTTCTACCTCTGGTGCCGCTTGCCGGACGGGCGGGACGGCGCCACAGTCGCCCGTGCGGCGCTCGGCGAGGGTGTGGTGCTCGCGCCCGGCGACGTCTTCGCGGTGTCCGGGTCCGCCGCGGCGTTCATGCGCTTCAACGTGGCGTGGGCACGCGACGCCCGCGCGCTCGACGTTCTGCGCCGCGCTCTCGACGGCCCCGCGGAGGAGGGGGCCGCCCCGGACGGATGA
- a CDS encoding DMT family transporter translates to MRSSWDGWGSGLVGVVIFSGSLPATRVAVGGLSPLFLTSARAAIAAAIGAILLATARQRRPAVADILPLAVVSLGVVIGFPLLTAVALQTITAARSIVFVGLLPLATALFAVVRAGERPRGPFWLFSGLGAAIVAGFALANGGEGAATGDAAMLAAILVCGLGYAEGARLSRRLGGWQVISWALLIAAPLAVVAAVATRPADFAAVSPAAWIGLGYVSVFSMLIGFVFWYRGLARGGIAGVGQLQLLQPFLGLALAAALLHETVAWPMAAATGAVVGCVALARRFA, encoded by the coding sequence ATGCGGTCTTCGTGGGACGGCTGGGGCAGCGGGCTTGTCGGGGTGGTGATCTTCAGCGGTTCCCTGCCGGCGACGCGGGTCGCGGTCGGCGGTCTGTCTCCGTTGTTCCTGACGTCGGCGCGGGCCGCGATCGCCGCCGCGATCGGCGCCATCCTGCTCGCCACGGCGCGCCAGCGGCGCCCCGCCGTAGCCGACATCCTCCCCCTCGCCGTGGTGTCGCTCGGCGTCGTGATCGGATTCCCGCTGCTGACGGCGGTGGCACTGCAGACGATCACCGCGGCCCGGTCGATCGTCTTCGTCGGCCTGTTGCCGCTGGCGACGGCACTGTTCGCCGTGGTGCGCGCCGGGGAGCGGCCCCGGGGACCGTTCTGGCTGTTCTCCGGTCTCGGCGCTGCGATCGTCGCCGGCTTCGCGCTGGCGAACGGCGGCGAGGGCGCGGCGACGGGCGACGCCGCCATGCTCGCGGCGATCCTCGTCTGCGGTCTCGGCTATGCCGAGGGTGCGCGGCTGTCGCGTCGGCTCGGCGGCTGGCAGGTGATCTCCTGGGCGCTGCTGATCGCGGCGCCCCTGGCCGTCGTGGCCGCGGTCGCGACCCGGCCGGCCGATTTCGCCGCGGTCTCGCCGGCCGCATGGATCGGCCTCGGTTACGTCTCGGTGTTCAGCATGCTGATCGGCTTCGTGTTCTGGTATCGCGGGCTTGCCCGCGGCGGGATCGCCGGCGTCGGGCAATTGCAGCTGCTGCAACCCTTCCTCGGCCTCGCCCTCGCCGCCGCCCTGCTCCACGAGACCGTCGCGTGGCCGATGGCGGCGGCGACGGGAGCGGTGGTCGGCTGCGTCGCGTTGGCGCGGCGCTTCGCGTGA
- the gshB gene encoding glutathione synthase yields MSLAVAVQMDHIANIRVAGDSTFALLLEAERRGHRVVHYTPDRLSMRGNVVSALVEPLGVRDVAADHFHLGEPYRVDLAQMDVVLLRQDPPFDMAYVTTTHLLERIHPATLVVNDPREVRNAPEKLFVMDFPDLMPPTLISRDRDDIRAFRREYGDVVMKPLYGNGGQGVFRVKPDDENFGSLLDLFSTQFREPWVIQRYLPAVREGDKRIILVDGRFAGAVNRVPAADDLRANMVRGGAAETTVLTDREREICERVGPELARRGLLFVGIDVIGGNLTEINVTSPTGLRAIRRLGGPDVAAAIWDVIEEKRRG; encoded by the coding sequence ATGTCGCTCGCCGTCGCCGTTCAGATGGACCACATCGCCAACATCCGGGTCGCCGGTGATTCCACCTTCGCCCTGTTGCTCGAGGCGGAGCGCCGCGGGCACCGCGTCGTGCACTACACCCCGGATCGACTGTCGATGCGGGGCAACGTCGTGTCCGCCCTCGTCGAACCGCTCGGGGTGCGCGACGTCGCCGCCGACCACTTCCACCTCGGCGAGCCCTATCGCGTCGACCTCGCGCAGATGGACGTCGTCCTGCTGCGCCAGGACCCGCCGTTCGACATGGCCTACGTCACCACCACGCACCTGCTCGAGCGCATCCATCCTGCGACGCTGGTCGTCAACGACCCCCGCGAGGTGCGCAATGCGCCCGAGAAGCTGTTCGTGATGGACTTTCCGGACCTGATGCCGCCGACGCTGATCAGCCGGGACCGCGACGACATCCGTGCCTTCCGCCGCGAATACGGCGACGTCGTCATGAAGCCGCTCTACGGCAACGGCGGCCAAGGCGTGTTCCGCGTCAAGCCCGACGACGAGAACTTCGGGTCCCTGCTCGACCTGTTCTCCACCCAGTTCCGCGAGCCGTGGGTGATCCAGCGCTACCTGCCGGCGGTGCGCGAGGGCGACAAGCGCATCATCCTGGTCGACGGCCGCTTCGCCGGCGCGGTCAACCGGGTTCCGGCCGCCGACGACCTGCGCGCCAACATGGTGCGCGGCGGTGCGGCGGAGACCACGGTGCTGACGGACCGCGAACGCGAGATCTGTGAACGGGTCGGCCCCGAACTCGCCCGTCGCGGCCTGCTCTTCGTCGGTATCGACGTCATCGGCGGCAACCTGACCGAGATCAACGTGACGTCGCCCACCGGCCTGCGCGCCATCCGCCGCCTCGGCGGCCCGGACGTCGCGGCGGCGATCTGGGACGTGATCGAAGAAAAGCGGCGCGGCTGA
- a CDS encoding JmjC domain-containing protein, translating into MIASLSALLAPHDPAALRAAIRERRPLHLRTGNADLFRALLPWSTFNALLRSERLFDARTRMVRRGRDLPREMWSYVGRDQKRVALPDQLQRFCQEGLSIALNQVHEAVPAVGALVAMLERTFPARVQTNLYASFGRDSAFRAHHDSHDVLVLHLHGTKRWFCYGRRADADAGTPVVADDRLGPALWEEVLEPGDVLYLPRGEVHRAAVEGETSLHLTQGLMWPRGSDLFTWLAGGATAGAAFDDDVPVYAGAAEMADYDRTLRAALHRLVDSFDMAAFLAAFGRERPLHLPFNLGLSTAPEPNCRVQPMTFPDTPLPAEGGASFAFNGGTVTVDAPERAVLAALHAAGAQMVADLPALTGLDPDTVRDTVARLARRSLVLLTEGDDGAASG; encoded by the coding sequence ATGATTGCCTCCCTGTCCGCCCTGCTCGCCCCGCACGATCCGGCCGCGCTCCGGGCCGCGATCCGGGAGCGCCGTCCGCTCCACCTGCGCACCGGCAACGCCGACTTGTTCCGGGCTTTGCTGCCGTGGTCGACCTTCAACGCGCTGCTGCGGTCCGAGCGCCTGTTCGACGCCCGCACGCGCATGGTCCGGCGCGGCCGCGACCTGCCACGCGAGATGTGGAGCTACGTCGGCCGTGACCAGAAGCGGGTCGCACTGCCGGATCAACTGCAGCGCTTCTGCCAGGAGGGGCTGAGCATCGCCCTCAACCAGGTGCACGAGGCCGTCCCGGCCGTCGGCGCGCTGGTCGCCATGCTGGAGCGGACCTTTCCGGCCCGGGTCCAGACCAATCTCTACGCCAGCTTCGGGCGGGACAGCGCATTCCGCGCCCATCACGATTCCCACGACGTGCTCGTCCTGCACCTGCACGGCACCAAGCGCTGGTTCTGCTACGGCCGTCGCGCCGACGCCGACGCCGGCACACCCGTCGTTGCCGACGACCGGCTCGGTCCGGCGCTCTGGGAGGAGGTGCTGGAGCCCGGCGACGTGCTCTACCTGCCGCGCGGGGAGGTGCATCGGGCGGCGGTCGAGGGCGAGACGTCGCTGCACCTGACGCAGGGCCTGATGTGGCCGCGCGGGTCGGACCTGTTCACCTGGCTCGCCGGCGGCGCGACCGCGGGCGCGGCGTTCGACGACGACGTTCCCGTCTACGCCGGCGCCGCCGAGATGGCGGACTACGACCGGACGCTGCGCGCGGCGCTGCACCGGTTGGTCGACAGTTTCGACATGGCGGCGTTCCTGGCGGCCTTCGGGCGGGAGCGGCCCTTGCACCTGCCGTTCAATCTCGGCCTGTCCACGGCACCGGAGCCGAACTGCCGGGTTCAGCCGATGACCTTCCCGGACACGCCGCTGCCGGCGGAGGGCGGTGCCAGCTTCGCGTTCAACGGCGGCACGGTGACCGTGGACGCGCCCGAGCGCGCCGTGCTGGCGGCGCTGCATGCGGCGGGCGCACAGATGGTCGCCGACCTCCCGGCGCTCACTGGGCTGGATCCGGACACGGTGCGGGACACCGTCGCCCGCCTCGCCCGGCGATCCCTGGTGCTGCTCACGGAGGGCGACGACGGCGCAGCGTCCGGCTGA
- a CDS encoding PqqD family protein, with product MIDLDSIVSVNADLLSTEIDGELVMMDMDSGRYVNLDAIGTAVWRELSEPRAVAAVCAVLADRYEAEPGEIERDVLELMRRLDEMRLIRVHG from the coding sequence ATGATCGATCTCGACAGCATCGTTTCGGTGAACGCCGATCTCCTCTCCACCGAGATCGACGGCGAGCTCGTCATGATGGACATGGACAGCGGGCGATACGTCAACCTGGACGCCATCGGCACCGCGGTCTGGCGCGAGCTGAGCGAGCCGCGCGCCGTCGCCGCGGTCTGCGCCGTCCTCGCCGACCGCTACGAGGCCGAGCCCGGCGAGATCGAACGCGACGTGCTGGAGCTGATGCGCCGCCTGGACGAGATGCGTCTGATCCGCGTCCACGGCTGA
- a CDS encoding ArnT family glycosyltransferase: MPSPDPAVPAPVDLAARRAAVLLVLALAAVRVGALVAARTDLYVDEAQYWTWSQALDWGYFSKPPLIALVIRATTALFGDGEAAVRLAAPLFHAATALLVGRLGDRLYGGRVGALAAVLYALMPAVALSSTLISTDVPLLTFWTIGLLAAARHGETGGLGSALALGTAVAVGLNAKFAMGYLVPMVLLAYALDPALRRRLAGWRLWTGLALGVAGLVPNLIWQAAHDFVTFHHTGDNARWGRHGLDPLGALEFVGTQFGVFGPIQLALLGLATVGRLRTARPAADRFLLATSVPVLAALTVQALISEANANWAATAYPAATVLAAALLAAPARSAWRRATLAVGAVVSVALAIGPTVAPELRLPGIGRPYERLLGWTDYAEAIAAAARDSGARTIVTNRRADAAGLIYHLRDSGLAIAVPVEPGRPPRDHFQMTRPFSVALPAPGLEIGGGEPPPGTAPAGPETMLPVSRGVAKSGGVTLRPITW; the protein is encoded by the coding sequence GTGCCGTCCCCCGATCCCGCCGTCCCCGCCCCGGTCGACCTTGCCGCCCGCCGCGCCGCGGTGCTGCTCGTCCTCGCGCTCGCGGCCGTTCGCGTCGGCGCGCTGGTGGCGGCCCGCACCGACCTCTACGTCGACGAGGCGCAGTACTGGACGTGGTCGCAGGCGCTCGACTGGGGCTATTTCTCCAAGCCGCCGCTGATCGCCCTGGTGATTCGCGCCACCACCGCCCTGTTCGGCGACGGCGAGGCGGCGGTGCGGCTGGCGGCGCCGCTGTTCCACGCCGCGACGGCCCTGCTGGTCGGCCGGCTCGGCGACCGGCTCTACGGTGGCCGTGTCGGCGCGCTCGCCGCCGTTCTCTACGCCCTGATGCCGGCGGTGGCGCTGTCGTCGACGCTGATCTCCACCGACGTCCCGCTCCTGACCTTCTGGACGATCGGCCTCCTCGCCGCCGCCCGACACGGCGAGACCGGCGGGCTCGGCTCCGCCCTGGCGCTCGGCACCGCCGTCGCCGTCGGGCTCAACGCCAAGTTCGCCATGGGCTATCTCGTGCCGATGGTGCTCCTCGCCTACGCGCTCGACCCGGCGCTCCGCCGTCGCCTCGCCGGCTGGCGCCTCTGGACCGGGCTCGCACTCGGCGTCGCCGGTCTGGTGCCGAACCTGATCTGGCAGGCCGCCCACGACTTCGTGACCTTCCACCACACCGGCGACAACGCCCGCTGGGGCCGCCACGGCCTCGATCCGCTCGGGGCTCTCGAGTTCGTCGGTACCCAGTTCGGCGTGTTCGGCCCGATCCAGCTGGCGCTGCTCGGCCTCGCCACTGTCGGCCGGCTCCGCACGGCGCGGCCCGCCGCCGACCGCTTCCTGCTCGCCACGTCCGTGCCGGTGCTGGCGGCGCTGACCGTGCAGGCGCTGATCTCCGAGGCCAACGCCAACTGGGCCGCCACCGCCTATCCGGCCGCGACCGTGCTCGCGGCGGCCCTGCTCGCGGCGCCCGCGCGATCGGCGTGGCGGCGCGCCACGCTCGCCGTCGGCGCCGTCGTCTCGGTGGCGCTGGCGATCGGGCCGACCGTCGCGCCGGAGCTGCGCCTTCCGGGCATCGGGCGCCCCTATGAACGGCTGCTCGGCTGGACCGACTACGCCGAGGCGATCGCCGCCGCCGCCCGCGACAGCGGTGCCCGGACCATCGTCACCAACCGCCGCGCCGATGCCGCGGGCCTGATCTATCACCTCCGCGACAGCGGCCTCGCCATCGCCGTACCGGTCGAGCCGGGGCGCCCGCCGCGCGACCATTTCCAGATGACGCGGCCGTTCTCGGTGGCCTTGCCCGCACCCGGCCTCGAGATCGGCGGCGGCGAACCGCCGCCCGGCACCGCGCCCGCCGGGCCCGAGACCATGCTGCCGGTCTCGCGCGGCGTCGCCAAGTCCGGCGGCGTGACGCTGCGCCCGATCACGTGGTGA